The Sardina pilchardus chromosome 24, fSarPil1.1, whole genome shotgun sequence nucleotide sequence aaagaagagtacTCCAATAGTCTCATTTAGGAATAAAAAGGAAGTTGTGGTAACTGGCCTTGGTTGCTCATGTTTGCAAAAATTGACTTCCTCCGAGGCAGAGCTGACAAATCTCAACTTCAGGATGTAAAACATCCTTACATATtagttctacctgtgcactaaAAATCATTTGCCGTTTACATGCAGGAAATGCAACCTTGTGTTGCGctacacatacttacacaaaatgctttttttttggaCACAAAATATTACTGCACTGTATTGGACTTCAGAAAAACTGCAGTACAAGAACTGTAATTTCAGTTACTTTGTACGGAGCAGGTGAGTGCAGCCTAGCAAGTCCTAGCCAATATATCCAGAAAGTACAGGATTTGGAAACACAACACCAGGAAACTAGTTTGCAGAACTAGCTCATAAACCACCCTGCTGTGGTGGCAACATGGGCAGGAGTTCACACAAGGAAACCAACTCAAGCAAACAAGCGCCAACAGGACACCGGCAGCCTGAAGGGTCTTCACAAAGTAGTCAAATGTATCGACCAATTCAACTGTGCACACACCAACAAGGACACCGATACTGGCAACACCGTGTGCTCAGGACAGAACACACTGTATTAAGGAAGTCATGGGACATTTGGAAAAGAGATGCCATTTGCTGATAATTAACACATGACCATAGGAATAGacagtaaaaaaatatttattgaaaGAGTTTAAAAATTTTAGACAATACAattattgtttttctttaaGCTCACATAATTGGGTAACAGGGGAAGAGGGCAATGCCACACTCATTGCCATTGTTTCTTGCAATCTTGATGTAGCCCCTTTCGCCATAACCTCTGCCCCAGCTGTTGAGGAAATAAAACACTTCAGTATCAAAACTCAAATGTCACAGCCTTGTGGCAATTTCAAATGGGCAAAGACTTGATGCAGTGATAACACCCTCCACCTGGCCCAGGAGAGCAAAATAGGTCTTAGGGAAGTAATCAGCAAACCTGTTTTTAACCAGCCAGTAGTCATGTCCTTTAAGAGTGTCATAGCCAACCACCAGCACTCCATGGTTGACATTTTTGGAACACGTTGGATCCCTGTACACTCCTATTggaacacacaaagagacaccaTGAAGGTTGTGACAGTTGACCCAGTTACAGCCATTTTAGTCTGGCCAAGACCAAACTATCAGAGTTGGGTTAAAAAGCTTTTTTCAACGACCTTTAGAGGAACACTGCTTACCACTGCGGTAAAAAATGAACGTCAGCCGAGAGGCATCAATAGCGACAGCAATTGGGCCGATGTGAGTGACCGCCTCTTTAAGCGCCTGTTCATCCCCCTTTGGTAGGCAGTTGTAGCTGGTGCAATTAGCTGCTCGATAGCTGGGGTTATAACGACAATGGCCTTCCTGTTTTGAGCGTATGGGGAACAGAGGAGACAAAACGTTCAGCAACATTTGCAATCAAGACCGTACAGGACTCAACACTGGATCATAAAGCAGAATCCCTTAATTCACACTTGAATATTCTTGCTAAAGCTACAGAGCCAGGTGTGCCGCTAGGCAGGGAAATGTTAGGACGACTAAGGGCTCAGCACTGACAGTGTGCCCCCAGAGAAGGGCGGGGGGTTGTCCAGAACTATAGTCCCATCTTACGGCCCAAATTCTCCATCAGGCACTTGGCACCATGCTTGCATCTGGATAGGTAAGGGGGAGGGGAGCAGGAACTTATTCTGCCCTCATATGGATAGGCAGTAAAGGGGAGGGGGTAGGAACCTACTCTACCCTCAAATGGATAGgaggtaaggggggggggggcagcaggaaCCTACTCTGCCCTCATATGGATAGGAGGTGGGGGGCAGCAGGAACCTACTTTGCCCTCATATGGATAGTCCTTCTCAGAGTCGATGCCTTGGTTGTCGATCACATATCGGAAGGCGTTGGTCATGAAGCCGCCGTTGCAGCCGTAGGTCCTGTACTTGGCAGCGCAGTCCACCAGGTTCTGGGCGCTCAGGGACACCAGCGAGCCGGACGTCTTCTTCAGCTGCCCCTCCAGGGCTCCCACTGCACTGAAGGCCCAACAGGAACCACAGTGTCCCTAAAACACAAACCAGCAGACGAGAGAGATCAGCTAacgcctaccttacactgacagactttgacaagatttgggaaagattcttaagagattgtagtcttttgaataaagcttgaatgaggggcattcgTTAAGActgcaatctttcaagaatctttacCCAAATTTggtcaaagttgtttggtgtaaggaggCCCATACAGGCTACACAGTCTAGTCAAGGATGACCCTGCTCACAGGGCCTAATCCACAAGGGACATTACAAACCTGCATCTTCACTTCAGTCACCAAACCTTTGGTCCTCCAATCGACAGACTTTGGCAGGGGCGTCTGGAGAAGTAGAGGCCATTTGCGTGGGCCCAAGTCCAGTTCTCGTGGTTCCAGGGTGCTGGTGAGCATGGCAACAAGCTCCTCTGACGCCTATTACACAACAGAAGAAACTCTTATAGGGTACTGGTACAACTTTCATTTGATGTAGCGCCAAACAGCCATCTGGGTAGAATACATGAAGAGCATTTTCATACACAAACAGTGTCCCAGAGATGCACCTTACCAGGTCACCCAAATGGTTCATGCCCAGCTGGTATGAGTGAACGCCAAGGAATGACTCCATGTTGTGTTGCTCGATCATGTTGAAATGGCCCTCCCAAATACTGCGCCGCTTCAGCTCCTCAAACTGGACGAGAGGGGTTCAAACAAGCACGGTGAAACTTCAACTTCATTATAGTCACATTAAATCATACCAaggacaaacagaaacagaTACTTAAGGCCTAGAaccaactttttttttacaaatctgTAAAGGATGAAGGCAGCAGTAATCCAGTTAAAGACCACACAAATGAAGTccagtgggttttttttgtgttgtgctttACCATGGTCTCCACCCAGAAACAGGGCAGGCCTACCTTGTGGGGATAGACTTTACCATGAGTCTTCTTCCAAACCATCCAATGTTCATCGAGATTAGGATCAATCAGGGCCACAGTGGTTCCACAGAACAAGGCAACCAGCAAGCTCCCCAACATTTTGAACCTGTGAGTAATAGTCGTTTTAAAGCAGTACAACTTACTGATGATGAAACCTtgatacaaaaaaaagtaatttataAAAATTAATGCATAAAGCATGGGCCCCAACTCAAAATCCAACTTACTTTTACAAGACATAGACtaacaaaaataaatcaaaaaaGTTTCAGGTATTAAAACATGCACTGAATACAATGTAGGCTATTCTACAATAGACAATAGCTCACCTCTCTATTGAGAACGGAAG carries:
- the LOC134072753 gene encoding cathepsin S-like isoform X1, producing MGCGRRRCFGIIVSVAKNHMPNKCGSSRRIAHILPFSIERFKMLGSLLVALFCGTTVALIDPNLDEHWMVWKKTHGKVYPHKFEELKRRSIWEGHFNMIEQHNMESFLGVHSYQLGMNHLGDLASEELVAMLTSTLEPRELDLGPRKWPLLLQTPLPKSVDWRTKGLVTEVKMQGHCGSCWAFSAVGALEGQLKKTSGSLVSLSAQNLVDCAAKYRTYGCNGGFMTNAFRYVIDNQGIDSEKDYPYEGKEGHCRYNPSYRAANCTSYNCLPKGDEQALKEAVTHIGPIAVAIDASRLTFIFYRSGVYRDPTCSKNVNHGVLVVGYDTLKGHDYWLVKNSWGRGYGERGYIKIARNNGNECGIALFPCYPIM
- the LOC134072753 gene encoding cathepsin S-like isoform X2; the protein is MLGSLLVALFCGTTVALIDPNLDEHWMVWKKTHGKVYPHKFEELKRRSIWEGHFNMIEQHNMESFLGVHSYQLGMNHLGDLASEELVAMLTSTLEPRELDLGPRKWPLLLQTPLPKSVDWRTKGLVTEVKMQGHCGSCWAFSAVGALEGQLKKTSGSLVSLSAQNLVDCAAKYRTYGCNGGFMTNAFRYVIDNQGIDSEKDYPYEGKEGHCRYNPSYRAANCTSYNCLPKGDEQALKEAVTHIGPIAVAIDASRLTFIFYRSGVYRDPTCSKNVNHGVLVVGYDTLKGHDYWLVKNSWGRGYGERGYIKIARNNGNECGIALFPCYPIM